The following proteins are co-located in the Haloplanus sp. HW8-1 genome:
- the grpE gene encoding nucleotide exchange factor GrpE yields the protein MSPSLQDSIVGLDFGTTTTRCAVYDGDRPRPIMNAEGRETTPTVVSVADDGTLLAGKRAASRAVTHPERTATDLVDRLRTGDPFVVDDVSYPPETLAAAVVARGVPAATDGDESTPRGVVLTVPNRATRTYRRRLRDAVSLSGLRTERIVLATSAAAMATTPGHGDERNVLVCDLGGGTFDVGLFEVDRGAYITETTGGGDVGGDDWDRAVVDHLAERFDADHGVDLRDDAGSRRRLIEAAADARTQLSARERSEVNLPFVTVTDDGPLDLEEALTREQLNGMTVDLRDRLVERIEAVLDAAGVVPADVDDVVLAGGTTRMPAVREAIEAAVDRVPSTGVDPAVAGAFGAAIQGGILTGTIDDVVLIDQCPRPIGVVVDDEDFEPIVERDTSIPTDGSKTFTTTVDGQREARIRIREGGIHGDDGVDLGDFVAGGIPDAPAGEPRIDVRVDVDENEFVNIGAESADGKTLGDLLVGDEPRLTDSAVAWSRWVLFGQAPGDSDLPDVPPEDPAGIAAYRPAYTHEPLPTNQVHTGDVPGITRPPLLPAALGVETATGGFETLVEAGTPLPCRESKTFTTGEDNQTSVRVRALCGDDDPEPIGEFTVPDVPRAPAGIPEVGIEFAVDADGVLTVSSTAETDGTAETAQFRTFAAADETDGDADTDDTGTDDDAERRDCEETKFRRADRSPTADEIERLLDVRDDLTRALDADADDPGPIQEGLRATRRKLDRLTAGEVTGMIDEAVVAVADDIDRAVDGDPRTVDRLHGWVRSTRRRIDGALERSEVTLVDPAPGTRLDPDRHSAGTTVESTRPRGTILEVRRVGYTRDGRVERPATVVVSDGSAAAERGPPEEVPRAPDRGLDYGALVRGDRIGRGGRADVYEATVEGDGLTVALKEPRFSGTLHAEIGERFVDEARTWAGLDDHDHVVGVVDWGERPVPWIAMEFMDCGDLSDRAGELPTTQALWTAVATTRGVHHAHRHGVAHLDLKPANVLFRSVEGGWDVPKVADWGLSRRLLERPRTTAEYTPTYAAPEQFDDDTSVDTVTDVYQLGAVCYELFTGRPPFRGDAGRIAERRRTETPPPPSDFADVPEALDDVLLTALATERGNRYESTLYLRDALRDVLEKVYDGDVRSTGTESGDRR from the coding sequence GTGTCACCGTCCCTGCAGGATAGTATCGTTGGACTCGATTTCGGAACCACGACGACACGCTGTGCCGTCTACGACGGCGACCGCCCCCGACCGATCATGAACGCCGAGGGTCGCGAGACGACCCCGACGGTCGTCTCGGTCGCCGACGACGGGACGCTACTGGCCGGAAAACGCGCCGCCAGTCGGGCGGTAACCCACCCCGAACGGACGGCGACAGACCTCGTCGATCGCCTCCGGACGGGCGACCCGTTCGTCGTCGACGACGTCTCCTACCCGCCGGAGACGCTCGCGGCGGCGGTCGTCGCGAGGGGCGTCCCCGCAGCGACGGACGGCGACGAGTCGACACCGCGCGGCGTGGTCCTCACGGTCCCGAACCGCGCGACGAGGACGTACCGACGGCGGCTCCGGGACGCGGTTTCGCTCTCCGGCCTCCGGACCGAGCGGATCGTCCTCGCGACGTCGGCGGCCGCGATGGCCACGACACCGGGTCACGGGGACGAACGGAACGTACTCGTCTGTGACCTCGGCGGGGGAACGTTCGACGTGGGCCTTTTCGAGGTGGACCGCGGTGCGTACATCACCGAGACGACCGGCGGGGGCGACGTCGGGGGCGACGACTGGGACCGGGCGGTCGTGGACCACCTCGCGGAACGGTTCGACGCCGACCACGGCGTCGACCTCCGGGACGACGCAGGGTCCCGGCGACGGCTGATCGAGGCGGCGGCCGACGCCCGCACCCAGCTCTCCGCCCGCGAGCGGTCCGAGGTCAACCTGCCGTTCGTCACCGTCACCGACGACGGCCCGCTCGACTTGGAGGAGGCCCTGACACGGGAGCAACTCAACGGAATGACCGTCGACCTCCGCGACCGTCTCGTCGAGCGGATCGAGGCCGTCCTCGACGCGGCCGGCGTCGTACCCGCCGACGTCGACGACGTCGTCCTCGCCGGGGGTACGACGCGAATGCCCGCGGTTCGGGAGGCGATAGAAGCGGCCGTCGATCGGGTTCCCTCGACCGGCGTCGATCCGGCCGTCGCCGGCGCGTTCGGAGCGGCGATCCAGGGTGGTATCCTCACCGGAACGATCGACGACGTCGTCCTGATCGATCAGTGTCCACGTCCGATCGGCGTCGTGGTCGACGACGAGGACTTCGAACCGATCGTCGAGCGGGACACGTCGATCCCCACCGACGGATCGAAAACGTTCACGACGACGGTCGACGGACAACGCGAGGCCCGGATTCGGATACGGGAGGGCGGGATCCACGGGGACGACGGCGTCGATCTCGGTGATTTCGTGGCGGGGGGGATTCCGGACGCGCCGGCCGGAGAGCCCCGGATCGACGTTCGCGTCGACGTCGACGAGAACGAGTTCGTCAACATCGGCGCCGAGAGCGCGGACGGGAAGACGCTGGGCGACCTCTTGGTCGGGGATGAGCCGCGGCTCACCGACTCGGCGGTCGCCTGGAGTCGGTGGGTCCTGTTCGGGCAGGCACCGGGCGACTCGGATCTCCCCGACGTCCCGCCGGAAGATCCGGCGGGGATCGCCGCCTACAGGCCGGCGTACACCCACGAACCGCTCCCGACGAATCAAGTCCACACCGGCGACGTGCCCGGGATAACTCGGCCACCGCTCCTGCCGGCCGCCCTCGGGGTCGAGACGGCGACGGGTGGGTTCGAAACGCTCGTCGAGGCGGGGACGCCGCTCCCCTGCCGGGAGTCGAAGACGTTCACTACGGGCGAGGACAACCAGACGTCCGTCCGGGTTCGGGCCCTGTGCGGCGATGACGACCCGGAGCCGATCGGCGAGTTCACCGTGCCGGACGTTCCGCGGGCACCGGCGGGTATTCCCGAGGTCGGAATCGAGTTCGCGGTCGACGCGGACGGCGTCCTGACTGTCTCGTCGACGGCCGAGACGGACGGCACCGCCGAGACGGCCCAGTTCCGGACGTTCGCGGCGGCGGACGAGACGGACGGCGATGCCGATACCGACGACACGGGGACGGACGATGATGCCGAAAGACGAGACTGCGAGGAGACGAAGTTCCGCCGCGCCGACCGATCGCCGACGGCCGACGAGATCGAACGCCTTCTCGATGTCCGCGACGACCTGACGCGGGCGCTCGACGCCGACGCCGACGACCCCGGACCGATTCAGGAGGGGTTGCGCGCGACGCGTCGGAAGCTCGACCGTCTGACTGCCGGGGAAGTGACCGGGATGATCGACGAGGCTGTGGTCGCGGTCGCCGACGACATCGACCGGGCGGTCGACGGCGATCCGCGGACCGTCGACCGGCTCCACGGGTGGGTTCGCTCCACACGACGACGGATCGACGGCGCGCTCGAACGGAGCGAGGTCACGCTCGTCGACCCCGCCCCGGGGACGCGGCTTGACCCCGACCGGCACAGTGCGGGCACGACGGTGGAGTCGACGCGTCCGCGCGGGACGATCCTGGAGGTCCGTCGGGTCGGCTACACGCGGGACGGGCGGGTCGAACGGCCGGCGACGGTCGTCGTGAGCGACGGGTCGGCGGCGGCGGAGCGCGGGCCACCCGAGGAGGTCCCTCGGGCACCCGACCGGGGCCTCGATTACGGGGCGCTCGTGCGGGGCGACCGGATCGGCCGAGGTGGCCGCGCCGACGTCTACGAAGCGACGGTCGAGGGGGACGGCCTGACGGTCGCGCTCAAGGAACCGCGGTTCTCGGGGACTCTCCACGCGGAGATCGGCGAACGGTTCGTCGACGAGGCACGGACGTGGGCGGGCCTCGACGATCACGACCACGTCGTCGGCGTCGTCGACTGGGGCGAGCGCCCGGTTCCGTGGATCGCGATGGAGTTCATGGACTGCGGGGACCTGAGCGATCGGGCGGGGGAACTGCCGACGACACAGGCGCTCTGGACCGCCGTCGCGACGACGCGGGGCGTCCACCACGCCCACCGGCACGGCGTCGCCCATCTCGATCTGAAACCCGCGAACGTCCTCTTCCGGTCGGTCGAGGGCGGATGGGACGTGCCGAAGGTGGCCGACTGGGGGCTCTCCCGGCGACTGCTCGAACGACCGCGGACGACGGCGGAGTACACCCCGACGTACGCCGCACCCGAGCAGTTCGACGACGACACGTCGGTCGACACCGTCACCGACGTGTACCAACTGGGCGCGGTCTGTTACGAACTGTTCACCGGACGACCGCCGTTCCGCGGTGACGCCGGACGGATCGCCGAACGGCGCCGGACCGAAACGCCACCGCCGCCGAGCGACTTCGCGGACGTCCCCGAAGCCCTTGACGACGTCCTCCTGACCGCGCTGGCGACCGAGCGGGGGAATCGCTACGAGTCGACGCTCTACCTCCGTGACGCGCTTCGGGACGTGTTGGAAAAAGTATACGACGGCGACGTCCGATCGACCGGCACCGAAAGCGGGGATCGTCGGTGA
- a CDS encoding 2-oxoacid:ferredoxin oxidoreductase subunit beta, which translates to MSSDVRFTDFKSDAQPTWCPGCGDFGTMNGMMKALAETGNSPDETFVVAGIGCSGKIGTYMRSYAIHGVHGRALPVGTGVKLANPDVEVMVAGGDGDGYSIGAGHFIHAVRRNVDMTYVVMDNRIYGLTKGQASPTSREDFETSTTPEGPQQPPVNPLALALAASGTFIAQSFSTDAQRHAEIVKQAVEHDGFGFVNVFSPCVTFNDVDTYDYFRDHIVDLDETDHDPTSYEDARSRILDPGKEYQGVLYRDEDSVPYERSHGVDADMSDIPDGAPEDAMDLVREFY; encoded by the coding sequence ATGAGCTCAGACGTTCGATTCACCGACTTCAAATCCGACGCACAGCCGACCTGGTGTCCCGGATGCGGCGACTTCGGGACGATGAACGGAATGATGAAAGCCCTGGCCGAGACGGGCAACAGCCCCGACGAGACGTTCGTCGTCGCCGGCATCGGCTGTTCCGGCAAGATTGGGACGTACATGCGCTCCTACGCCATCCACGGCGTCCACGGGCGCGCACTCCCGGTCGGCACCGGCGTCAAACTCGCCAACCCCGACGTCGAAGTGATGGTCGCGGGCGGCGACGGCGACGGCTACTCCATCGGCGCTGGCCACTTCATCCACGCCGTCCGCCGCAACGTCGACATGACCTACGTCGTCATGGACAACCGTATCTACGGGCTGACCAAGGGCCAGGCCTCGCCGACCAGTCGCGAGGACTTCGAAACCTCGACGACACCCGAGGGGCCACAGCAGCCACCCGTGAATCCGCTCGCGCTCGCGCTCGCCGCAAGCGGCACGTTCATCGCACAGTCGTTCTCGACGGACGCCCAACGTCACGCCGAAATCGTCAAGCAGGCCGTCGAACACGACGGCTTCGGCTTCGTCAACGTGTTCTCCCCCTGCGTGACGTTCAACGACGTGGACACCTACGACTACTTCCGGGACCACATCGTCGACCTGGACGAGACGGACCACGACCCGACGAGCTACGAGGACGCCCGCTCGCGCATCCTCGACCCCGGCAAGGAGTACCAGGGCGTCCTCTATCGGGACGAGGACTCCGTGCCCTACGAACGGAGCCACGGTGTCGACGCGGACATGTCGGACATCCCCGACGGCGCGCCCGAGGACGCGATGGATCTGGTTCGCGAGTTCTACTGA
- a CDS encoding 2-oxoacid:acceptor oxidoreductase subunit alpha gives MPADFNWAIGGEAGDGIDSTGKIFAQALSRAGRHVFTSKDFASRIRGGYTAYKVRTSVDQVQSVVDRLDVLIALTQRTIDENLDELHEGSVIIYDGERTTMQDVEIPDGMIGLDVPLKSLAEDAGGAIMRNVVALGAACAVSKFPIENLDSALEKRFGDKGSAIVENNMTAARKGREYVLEEYDEEFGFDLECTDENYVLLNGDEAIGMGAIAAGCRFYAGYPITPATDVMEYLTGRIEQYGGHVVQAEDELSAINMALGAARSGARSMTATSGPGIDLMTETFGLVATSETPLVICNVMRSGPSTGMPTKQEQGDLNAMLYGGHGEVPRFVVAPTTIAECFHKTIEAFNLAEKYQIPVYLTADLSLAVTEQTYPPEEFDMDDVEIDRGKVVDEETVGEWQDEQGRFQPHALTDDGISPRTFPGTEGGVHMSTGLEHDELGRRTEDTEMRVQQVDKRSRKVETAREREPFEPREFGDADAETLVVSWGSNEGALIEAKAFLDEEGIDARFLSVPYIFPRPDLTEAVERAEEVIVVECNATGQFADLIEHDTLTRVTRVNKYDGVRFKADELAERIAAVLATDEDTEEATA, from the coding sequence ATGCCTGCGGACTTCAACTGGGCAATCGGTGGCGAAGCAGGGGACGGTATCGACTCCACCGGGAAAATCTTCGCCCAGGCGCTCTCGAGGGCCGGTCGGCACGTGTTCACCTCCAAGGACTTCGCGTCGCGTATTCGTGGTGGGTACACGGCGTACAAAGTCCGCACGTCGGTAGACCAGGTTCAGAGCGTCGTCGACCGCCTGGACGTACTCATCGCGCTCACCCAGCGGACCATCGACGAGAACCTCGACGAACTCCATGAGGGAAGCGTCATCATCTACGACGGGGAGCGAACGACGATGCAGGACGTCGAGATTCCCGACGGAATGATCGGCCTCGACGTGCCCCTGAAGAGCCTCGCCGAGGACGCCGGTGGGGCCATCATGCGCAACGTGGTCGCCCTCGGTGCCGCCTGTGCGGTGAGCAAGTTCCCGATCGAGAACCTCGACAGTGCCCTCGAGAAGCGGTTCGGCGACAAGGGATCCGCCATCGTCGAGAACAACATGACTGCAGCCCGGAAGGGCCGCGAGTACGTCCTCGAGGAGTACGACGAGGAGTTCGGCTTCGATCTGGAGTGTACCGACGAGAACTACGTCCTCCTGAACGGTGACGAGGCCATCGGTATGGGTGCCATCGCCGCAGGCTGTCGGTTCTACGCCGGCTACCCTATCACCCCTGCGACCGACGTGATGGAGTATCTGACCGGCCGGATCGAGCAGTACGGCGGCCACGTCGTCCAGGCCGAAGACGAACTCTCGGCGATCAATATGGCACTCGGCGCGGCGCGTTCGGGCGCGCGCTCGATGACGGCCACCTCCGGCCCCGGGATCGATCTCATGACCGAGACGTTCGGCCTGGTCGCCACCAGCGAGACGCCGCTGGTCATCTGTAACGTGATGCGCTCGGGACCGTCGACGGGGATGCCCACCAAACAAGAGCAGGGCGACCTGAACGCGATGCTCTACGGCGGGCACGGCGAAGTGCCGCGGTTCGTCGTCGCGCCGACGACCATCGCCGAGTGTTTCCACAAGACGATCGAGGCGTTCAACCTCGCCGAGAAGTATCAGATCCCCGTCTACCTGACCGCCGACCTCTCGCTTGCGGTCACCGAGCAGACCTACCCCCCCGAAGAGTTCGATATGGACGATGTCGAAATCGACCGCGGGAAGGTCGTCGACGAGGAGACCGTCGGCGAGTGGCAGGACGAGCAGGGTCGCTTCCAGCCACACGCCCTCACCGACGACGGCATCAGTCCCCGGACGTTCCCGGGAACCGAAGGTGGGGTCCACATGTCGACGGGCCTCGAACACGACGAACTCGGGCGTCGGACCGAGGACACGGAGATGCGCGTCCAGCAGGTCGACAAGCGAAGCCGGAAAGTCGAGACGGCACGCGAACGCGAACCGTTCGAACCGCGCGAGTTCGGCGACGCCGACGCCGAGACGCTCGTCGTCTCGTGGGGGTCGAACGAGGGAGCACTGATCGAAGCCAAGGCCTTCCTCGACGAGGAAGGGATCGACGCTCGCTTCCTCTCGGTGCCGTACATCTTCCCCCGTCCCGACCTGACCGAGGCCGTCGAGCGCGCGGAGGAAGTGATCGTCGTCGAGTGTAACGCGACGGGACAGTTCGCGGACCTGATCGAGCACGACACGCTGACGCGGGTGACCCGCGTCAACAAGTACGACGGCGTCCGTTTCAAAGCGGACGAACTCGCCGAGCGGATCGCAGCGGTTCTCGCGACCGACGAAGACACGGAGGAAGCCACCGCATGA